One window of Triticum dicoccoides isolate Atlit2015 ecotype Zavitan chromosome 5A, WEW_v2.0, whole genome shotgun sequence genomic DNA carries:
- the LOC119299496 gene encoding adenylate isopentenyltransferase 3, chloroplastic-like, whose protein sequence is MEQRRGGKPKVVFVLGATSTGKSKLAIALAALFGGEVINSDKIQVYAGLPVITNKVTDEECAGVPHHLLGCVPCPDADFTVDDFCREATDAIKRVLSRGGLPVVAGGSNRYVEALVDGDGGAFRSSHDCLFVWLDAAPEVLRRSTAVRVDDMVRRGLVEEARAAFDPDASYTRGVRRAIGLPEMDAYLRRASDGDDDGTAAMLGRAVEEIKVNTFGLVLEQVEKIRRLSTLEGWDVRRVDCTEVLARTADGEGVQELWRKVVWEPVEDMVRTFVIAEKSGGKINLLP, encoded by the coding sequence ATGGAGCAGCGACGCGGCGGCAAGCCCAAGGTGGTGTTCGTGCTGGGCGCGACATCCACAGGCAAGTCCAAGCTTGCCATCGCCCTGGCGGCGCTCTTCGGCGGCGAGGTGATCAACTCTGACAAGATCCAGGTGTACGCTGGCCTCCCAGTGATCAccaacaaggtgacggacgaggagtGCGCGGGTGTGCCGCACCACCTCCTCGGCTGCGTGCCGTGCCCCGACGCTGATTTCACTGTCGACGACTTCTGCCGGGAGGCGACTGACGCGATCAAGCGCGTTCTCTCCCGCGGCGGCCTCCCCGTGGTGGCCGGCGGCTCCAACCGGTACGTCGAGGCGCTCGTCGACGGAGACGGCGGCGCCTTCCGCTCCTCCCATGACTGCCTCTTCGTCTGGCTGGACGCCGCGCCGGAAGTCCTCCGCCGCTCCACGGCCGTACGGGTGGACGACATGGTGCGGCGGGGGCTCGTGGAGGAGGCCCGCGCGGCGTTCGACCCGGACGCCAGCTACACCCGGGGCGTGCGCCGCGCCATCGGCCTGCCGGAGATGGACGCGTACCTGCGACGCGCGAGCGACGGCGATGATGACGGCACAGCCGCGATGCTGGGGAGAGCGGTGGAGGAGATCAAGGTTAACACGTTCGGGCTGGTGCTGGAGCAGGTGGAGAAGATCCGGCGGTTGAGCACGCTGGAGGGGTGGGACGTCCGGCGGGTGGACTGCACAGAGGTGCTGGCGCGGACGGCGGACGGCGAAGGGGTGCAGGAGCTATGGAGGAAGGTTGTCTGGGAGCCCGTCGAGGACATGGTGCGGACGTTCGTCATCGCGGAGAAGAGCGGTGGGAAGATCAACCTGCTGCCCTAG